A single genomic interval of Pseudochaenichthys georgianus chromosome 3, fPseGeo1.2, whole genome shotgun sequence harbors:
- the cmtm3 gene encoding CKLF-like MARVEL transmembrane domain-containing protein 3: protein MGDIETPSSTHPRQTVLLSVLPTKEFASSRKGMLLIAEVALSFVSFICFAASTAAAFVTFPLLEFLTALFLLFAYSIKFNERFKGFLWPLMDFLRCVTASIIFFIISIMSVSKYVDAASKAAGIFGFIATIVFALDFYLIFNELATFLKQGGGETNEEPSRQQGEFSDSDSD from the exons ATGGGGGACATCGAGACTCCCAGCTCGACTCACCCGCGCCAGACTGTCCTGCTGTCGGTCCTCCCGACCAAAGAGTTCGCCTCCTCAAGGAAAGGAATGCTGCTTATTGCTGAAGTG GCGCTGTCCTTTGTTTCATTTATCTGTTTCGCGGCATCCACAGCAGCAGCCTTTGTGACATTTCCGCTGCTGGAGTTCCTCACTGCTCTCTTCTTGTTGTTCGCCTACTCCATCAAATTCAATGAGAGGTTTAAAGGCTTCCTCTGGCCTCTTATG GATTTCTTGAGATGTGTGACTGCCTCCATTATTTTCTTCATCATCTCCATAATGTCAGTATCCAAATATGTGGACGCTGCCTCTAAGGCTGCTGGG ATATTTGGGTTCATTGCCACCATCGTCTTTGCTTTAGATTTTTATCTCATTTTTAATGAGCTGGCCACTTTCCTGAAGCAAGGAGGAGGGGAGACCAACGAGGAGCCATCGAGACAGCAAG GTGAGTTTTCAGACTCTGACTCGGACTGA
- the LOC117468238 gene encoding chemokine-like factor has translation MSEDPSRITAMEVDTAFIKSKRGILKVAEMVTLFVAFVCFAVASRPKYIAATVMEFVITSLLLLLYLFKLNKRLTFFFWPLVDAFNSVFAAVYFIVLSLLAATTYTVTGTLVGGIFGLVFAGLMCADSFVLFKNITFNQPRSEMNTVNNEPGTCTGTG, from the exons ATGTCAGAGGATCCAAGTAGAATAACAGCCATGGAGGTGGACACTGCGTTTATCAAATCCAAGAGGGGCATCCTGAAAGTAGCAGAGATG GTGACTCTGTTTGTGGCCTTTGTGTGTTTCGCTGTAGCCTCCAGACCAAAGTACATTGCAGCCACAGTGATGGAGTTTGTTATCACTTCCCTTCTACTGCTGCTCTACCTGTTCAAACTCAACAAGAGGCTGACATTCTTCTTCTGGCCTCTCGTT GATGCTTTTAATTCAGTGTTTGCAGCAGTCTACTTTATTGTCTTGAGCCTGTTGGCGGCGACTACCTACACTGTCACAGGCACACTGGTTGGAGGG ATATTTGGTCTTGTCTTCGCTGGGCTGATGTGTGCGGACAGCTTCGTACTTTTCAAGAACATCACATTCAACCAGCCAAGAAGTGAAATGAATACAGTAAACAATgaaccagggacgtgcacaggtacgggctaa